The nucleotide window GAACTTGTCGGGGTTCTCGGCCAGAAACTTGCGCGCCGCAGCGGTCATGGCCAGGCGAATGTCGGTGTCGATGTTGATCTTGCGCACGCCGAACTGGATGGCTTTCTGGATTTCTTCCACGGGCACGCCGTAGGTTTCCTTCATCTGGCCACCGTACTGGTTGATGATGGCCAGCAGATCTTGGGGAACGCTGGAGGAACCATGCATCACCAGGTGGGTGTTGGGCAAGCGGCGGTTGATTTCCTTGATGCGCTCAATGGCCAGAATGTCACCTGTGGGCTTGCGCGTGAACTTGTACGCGCCGTGGCTGGTGCCGATGGCAATAGCCAGTGCATCGAGCTGCGTGCGCTTTACAAAATCGGCGGCCTGCTCAGGATCGGTCAGCAACTGGTCCATGGTCATCACGGAGTCCGTGCCGTGGCCGTCTTCCTTGTCACCCTGCATGGTTTCCAGGGAACCCAGGCAGCCCAGTTCGCCTTCGACGGTGACGCCCAGTTTGTGGGCCATGTCAACCACCTTGCGGGTCACGTCGACGTTGTAGTCGTAGCTGGCGATGGTCTTGCCATCGGCTTCCAGGCTGCCGTCCATCATGACCGAGCTGAAGCCCAGATTCATGGCGCCCTGACAAACATCGGGGCTCTGGCCGTGGTCCTGGTGCATGACCAGCGGGATCTGCGGGTAAGTCTCAATGGCCGCCGCAATCAGGTGTTTGATGAAGGCCTCACCCGCGTACTTGCGGGCGCCGGCGCTGGCCTGCAGGATCACGGGGGCGCCGACTTCTTTGGCCGCCTCCATGACCGCCTGGACCTGCTCCAGATTGTTGACGTTGAAAGCTGGAATGCCGTAGCCATTGACCGCTGCATGGTCCAACAGCTCGCGCATTGAAACGAGTGCCATAGTGAATCCCCAGGAAGTTGAAAACCGGTGGCGTACCGCGTGTAACCACTTGGTAACTTTTGCCCTGACGTGATTTTAACCGCCTAGGGAAAACCCGAAATTGCCACCTAGTGTGCGCCTCGGACCCTCACCAGCAACGTGCGCCACCCGGGAATTCAGCCGACTTGGCAAATTTTGAGCATGTTCGTGCCACCGGGTGCACCCATAGGCTCGCCGCAGGTGATGGCGTAAACATCCCCGCTTTGCACGATTTGGCGTTTCTTCAAATGGTTTTCTGCATCCATCAGCGCGGTGTCCCGGTCCGCGCTGGTGTCCATCAGCAGGGGGCGCACATTGCGGTACAGCGTCATCTTGCGCTGGGTCGCGACCTTGGGGGTCAGCGCATAAATAGGCACATGGATCAGGTGGCGACTCATCCACAGCGCGGTGGAGCCGCTGTCGGTCATCGCCACGATGGCCTTGGCGCCGAGGTGGTAGGCCGTGAACAGGGCGCCCATGGCAATCGACTGGTCGATGCGGTGGAAAGTCTTGCCGGTGAAGTCGGCATCCAACTTAACGTGTTCACCGCCTTCGGCGGCCAGGCAGATCTGGGCCATTTCGATCACGGTTTCCAGGGGGTATTTGCCTGCTGCCGTCTCGGCCGACAGCATCACCGCATCGGTACCATCCAGCACGGCATTGGCCACGTCGCTGACCTCGGCACGCGTGGGCACCGGGTTGGTAATCATGGACTCCATCATCTGGGTCGCCGTGATCACTACTTTGTCGTGTTCACGTGCCAGCTTGATCATGCGTTTTTGTAGCGCTGGTACAGCGGCGTTGCCAACTTCGACAGCCAAGTCACCGCGCGCGACCATGATGCCGTCACTGGCCAGCAGGATTTCTTCCAGGCGGGGAATGGCTTCGGCCCGTTCAATCTTGGCGATCAGGCCGGGGCGGTGGCTGCCGTATTCGGCGGCCGCCACATTGCACAGCTGGCGCGCCATTTCCATATCAGTCGCGTTCTTGGGAAAACTCACGGCCACGTAGTCGGCCTGGAAACTCATGGCCGTACGGATGTCGTCCATGTCCTTGGCGGTGAGCGCAGGCGCGGTCAAACCGCCGCCCTGTTTGTTGATGCCCTTGTTATTGGACAACTCGCCACCCAGCTTCACCGTGGTGTGAACCTGCTCGCCCTTGACGGCATCCACCGTGATGACGATGAGACCATCGTTGAGCAGCAGCACGTCACCGGCCTTCACTTCGCGTGGCAGCGCCTTGTAATCCAGCCCGACGGCATCAATGTCGCCCAGCTCCACGCGTGCGGCATCCAGTACAAATTTCTGTCCAGGCTCCAGAAAAATCTTGCCTTCGGCAAACTTGCCAACCCGGATCTTGGGGCCCTGCAGGTCGGCCATGATGGCGACTTCGCGCCCGGCACGTTGGGCCGCAGCCCGCACCAAGGTGGCGCGGTCAATATGGTCTTGCGCCTTGCCGTGGCTGAAGTTCAGACGCACGACGTTGACGCCCGCACGAATCATTTGTTCCAGCAGGGCCGGGGCGCTGGATGCAGGTCCCAGTGTGGCAACAATTTTGGTGGCGCGACGTGGCATGAAGGTGTCTCCTCTTGGTTTGAGCGCCATTCTCACACGGAACCCCCTGCAACACGGTTACAGAGCAGCGTCAAGTTCACACGTTCCCGCAGCTCCCTGTGCGAAAAGTCTGCTTGACACAGGCTTTGCGCACAGTGTGCAATGCAACGCCATGCAGGCACTCTGTGCAGGAGCACCCGATACCACCCAACCAGCCACAACCATGCCAAAGAAAGTGAATGCGGCGCACTCCCGATCCGGCCCGGCGCCCACCGCGCTGGCAGCATTGCTGCTGGTCGTGGGCCTGGTCCTCACCGGACTCGCGGTGCAGAAACGCAGCGCCAGCCTGCGGGAGGAGTCATTGCGCAACTTCAGCCTGCAACTGGAACGTCTGGACGCCTCGGTACGCGCCCAGTTTGGCCAACCGCTGCTGGGTCTGCAGGGGCTCAAGGCCCTGCTGGCGGCCAACGGCCAGTTGGAGGGCAAGGCCTTTCGCGCCTGGGTCACGGCCCACAACCTGTCGGAGGACTACCCCGGTGCACGTGGCTTTGGCTTCATGGAACGGGTCCCGCGCAACCAGCGGGACCGTTATGTCACCACGCAGCGCAAGAACCAGTCTTCGACCTTCAGCATCTGGAGCCAGGGCGATACCTCTGATCTGTATGTCGTGAAATACATTGAGCCTTTGGAGCGCAATATGCCGCTGTGGGGCTGGGATGCCAGCAGCGACACCACACTGCGGGAGGCTATTGAGCGGGTTACGCTGACGGGAGAACCCGCACTGACGCGCCCCCAAACGGTGGACGGGGAAAAACCGTGGGAAGGTGACTACCTGTATCTGGCGCCCCTGTTCAAACACGGCGCACCCGCACACACCGTCGCGGAACGGCAGGCCGCCTTTCTCGGCGTGGTCTTTGCCCCTATCGTGCTGGAAGAGCTGCTGCTACCCACCTTGTTCATCACCGACGGCGTGGCAGACTTCGAATTACTGGATGCGCCGCAACAGGGCCAATCTACGCTGACGTTCTCTTCGCACAACGCCGTGTATGGGGATACCAGCAACCGGACACCCACCGATTTTTCAGACCGCGAATTTCACAACAGCAAGACCCTGGTCATCGGGGGACGGCGGCTGATTCTGGAGGGCGCCAGCAATAGTACGTTCGAATCCGGCATGGACCGGCGCACGCCCGCCATCATCGGCATTGTGGGCACCTTGCTCAGTGCCCTGCTATCCCTCATCTTCTGGATGGCACTGGTCGGGCGGGCCCGGGCGCAAGCACTCGCCGAATCCATGACGCGGGACCTGGCCCGGCTGGCCCACGTGGTACGCAGCACGTCCCATGTGGTGATGGTGTTTGACCTGCAACGCAATATCGTCTGGGTCAACGAGGCGTTTACTCGGGTCAGCGGCATCGCTGCTGCCGATGCCCTGGGCAGGAGCTTTGACAGCCTGTTTGGCATGGAGCACAACCCGCCGGAATTTCTCACACAATCGCGCGCGGCCCAGGAGCGCGGAGAAAACCTGCGCATGCAAGTGCCCTGGAAATTGGCTAATGGGGAAACACTGTGGTTCGACGTGGACTTCCAGGCCGAGTTCGACGTGGACCAACGGGTCTGCGGCTATGTGGCGGTCGCTGCCAATATCACCTCGCAGCAGCGCGCCAGCGAACAGCTCGCCAATGCGCTTCGCGAAAACCAGGCACTGATGGAAGCCCTGGACCAGCATTCCATTGTCTCGATAGCCGACCACCGCGGCACCATCACTTACGTCAATGACATGTTCTGCCGGATCAGTGGCTACAGCCGCGAAGAGCTCATGGGTGGCAACCACCGCTTGGTCAAATCACGCCAGCAACCAGATGCATTCTGGGAGCAGATGTGGAAGACGATTGCATCGGGCTACACCTGGCGCGCAACCGTGTGCAACCAGGCCAAGGATGGCCGCCTGTATTGGGTGGACACCGTGATTGCACCGTTTTTTGACGATGCGGGCAATATCGAAAAATACGTATCCATACGCTCCGACGTGACGCCCGCTCACAAGGCACAGGCTGATCTGGCCAATGAACGCACCCACCTGATCGCCATTCTGGAAGGCACAAGCGCTGGCACCTGGGAGTGGGAGGTTCCCTCCAACCGCATCCTGGTCAACGCGCGTCTGGTCGAGATGCTGGGTTACACGCTGGAGGAGCTAGGCCCGCTCAGCATGGACACCTGGATGCAATTCTGCCATCCGGACGATGTGGCCCACACACGCGCCACCCTGGCCCAGCACATCCACGGACAACTGGAGAGTTTTGAAAGCGAGGTGCGCATGCGCCACCGCGACGGGCGCTGGATCTGGATCCAGATCCGCGGCAAGGTCAGTACCCGCACGGCCTCAGGCAAACCGCATTGGGTGTCTGGTATCCATCTGGATGTGTCGCGCCAGAAGCAGCTGCAGGCGGACTTGCATAAAAGCAACCGCATGATGCAGAGCATTCTGGACAATATTCCGATGGCCCTGAGTGTGTTTGACGGCGATCTGAACCTCGCCGCCAGCAATGCCGAGTTTGCGCGCTTGCTGGATTTCCCCGACTGGCTTTTCGCGGGGCCGGTCACCACCTTTGAAAGCATCATTCGTTACAACGCATCGCGTGGTGAATACGGCACAGGTGATCTGGAGCATGCCATCCAGGCGGTTGTGGAACGCGCACGCCACACCGAAAAACACCAATTCGAACGCATACGTCCCAACGGTCTGGCCCTCGAAGTGCGGGGCGCTCCCATGCCGGATGGCGGTTTTGTCACCACCTATGCCGACATTTCCGAACGCAAGCGAAGTGAGGCTGAAGTCGCGCGCACCACCGCCATGCTGCAGTCGGTACTCGATTCCGCTTCCGAGGTATCGGTGATTGCTGTGAACATGGAGGGCGTAATCACCCTGTTTAACAAGGGGGCTGAGCGCCTGCTGGGCTACAGCGCTGAGGAAGTTATCAACAAACAGCGTCCCGAAATATTCTTCGACCCCGCAGAATTGCAGGCCCGCAACGCCGCCTTGGCCCTGCAATTGGGCAGCCCCCTACAGGGCATGCAGGCGCTGATCGACGACAGTACGCTGGGCAAGCGCATGGAGTGGACCTATATCCGCAAGGACGGCCACCGCTTCAGTGTGGGGCTGGTCGTTACAGCGATGCTGGATGCTTGGGGCCAGCGCATCGGTTATCTGGGCGTGAGTTTCAATATCACCAAGGAGAAGAACGCCCAGTTGGTATTGCGCGCTGCCATGGAAACAGCCGAGCAGGCCGCCATGGCCAAAGGCCAGTTCCTGGCCAACATGAGCCATGAGATCCGCACGCCCATGAATGCGATTTTGGGCATGCTCAAGCTTCTCTACAGCACACCACTGGATATCCGACAGAAGGACTACGTCTCCAAAACCGAACGGGCCGCACGCTCGTTGATGGAGCTGCTCAACGACATCCTGGACTTCTCCAAGGTCGAGGCCGGCAAGATGCAGCTTGATCCGCAGCCCTTTGTGCTGGACGACCTGATGCGGGACCTGTCCGTGATTCTCTCTGCCAATGCCGGTGGCAAAGACATCGAGGTGCTGTACGACCTGGACCCGGCACTGCCCGCGACCCTGGTGGGCGACTCCATGCGGCTACAGCAGGTGCTGACCAACCTGGGCGGCAATGCCATCAAGTTCACAGAACACGGAGAGGTGGTGGTGTCGGTGACGCTGGAGTCCTTGCAGGACGGCCAGGCCCGTCTGTGCTTCACCGTGCGCGACAGCGGTATCGGCATTGCGCCCGACAAGCAAAAACTGATTTTCACCGGCTTTTCACAGGCCGAGGCGTCGACCACGCGCCGTTTTGGTGGCACGGGCCTGGGTCTGTCCATCTGCAAACGCTTGGTAGAAATGATGGGGGGGGAACTGCGCGTGCGCAGCGCGCTCGGCGAAGGCAGCAGTTTCCATTTCAGTATTAACCTGCCCATCGACAGCGCGCCATCGGATGCCATGTTGGCACCTGATCCCCCCCCTTCACCCGCCATGGCCGTGCTGCTGGTGGACAACAACGCCACAGCGCGCGAAACCATTGCCCGCACGGCACAAGCCCTGCACTGGGTGGTGGACACCGCCGGCAGCGGAGCCGAAGCCCTGCAACGCATCCAGACGCGCACAACACAGGGGCAGACAGGGTATTCGGCCATTTTGGTGGATTGGGACATGGCGGAGATGGGTGGCGAGGAAACCGCACAAAGAATCCGCGACCAATGCCCCACACCACCACCCATCGTGTTTCTGGTGACTGCACATGCCCAGGAAATACTGGCTGAAAACAGGGGCAACAACCAGGTGGGCCTGGACAACGTTTTGGTCAAACCATTTACAACATCCATGCTGCGCGAAGCATTCCACGATGCCTGCGAACGGCTGACCCACCCCAGCGGCACGTGGGGGAAAAAATCAGCAACCCGGCCCCAGAGCCTGCTGGGCATGCGCCTGCTGGTGGTGGAGGACAACCAGATCAACCAGCAGGTTGCCAAAGAGCTGCTGCGCGCCGAGGGAGCCATCATTACGCTGGCGGGCAATGGCCAACTGGGCGTGGATGCGGTGGCACAGGCCAAGCCGCCATTTGACGCGGTGCTGATGGATATCCAGATGCCCGTGATGGATGGCTACACCGCCACCGTTGCTATCCGCAAAACGCTGGGACTGCAGGACCTGCCCATCATCGCCATGACCGCCAACGCCACCCGCGCGGACCGCGAAGCCTGCTTGGCCGCAGGCATGAACGACCATATCGGCAAGCCCTTTGACCTGCCCAAACTCATTGCCGTGCTGCAACGCCATACCGGGCACATCACACCGGCAAGCAGCCCGGCCGATACCACGCAAGCCGTGGAGCCAGCACCCGCAGACCCAGGAGACACCACCTATGACGTAGCGGGCGCTATCGCTCGGCTGGACGGCAACACCGCGCTCTACCGTCACATCCTGCACACTTTTTTACAGGATGTTGCCCGCGTGCCCGACCAATTGGACGACTTGCTGCAACGCGACGCCTACGTGGATGCCACCCGCGCAGTGCATACCACCAAGGGCCTGGCCCTCACGGTCGGTGCATTGCCCCTGGCGGCCGCATGCCGCGGCGCGGAGCAGGCTATCAAAACCTCCGCAAAGACACTGCCTCGGTGGCAGGCTGAAGTGCGCAATGCGGTGGCCGACGCTCTGGAGACCCTGCAGCGCGTCCACGCCGACATGGCCTCCACAACCGAACCTCCATGGCCCGCATCGAATGCCGTGCTGGACCGCGCTGCGTTGGTGCACAGCCTGCGGGCATTGCAAGATTTGCTGCGCCAATCGGACCTGCAGGCCCTGGACGCCATGGCGGCACTGATGCTGGCGCAGGATGGCGCAACACAAAGAACACTGGCCCCCCTGCAGTCCAGCGTAGCTGCTTTGGACTTTGCGCAAGCCGTGGTTCAATGCGATGCCCTGCTGGCACAGTTCAGCCCGGAAACACACCATGACGGACTCTGAAACCTCAGTCAGCGCATTGCTCGACAGCACCCACGGCAAGCCCAAGCTGCTGGTGGTCGACGACCAACCCATCAACGTCCAGGTGATGTACCAGGCGTTTGCCGGTGATTACCAGGTCTTCATGGCGACCAGCGGCGAGCAGGCCCTGGCCATCTGCGAAAGTAATCCGCCTGATCTGGTGCTGCTGGACGTGGTGATGCCGGGCATGGACGGGTTTGCCGTGTGCGAAAAACTCAAATCCACAGATGCCACCCGCCACATCCCGGTGATCTTTGTGACCGCCCACAACGACCCAGCACAGGAAACCCATGGCTTGAGCCTGGGTGCGGTCGACTTCATTGCAAAACCTGTCAACCCCGCCGTCGTGCGTGCACGTGTCAAGACGCATCTGACACTGAAATTCCAGTCCGACCTGCTGCGCCGATTGGTGTTTCTGGATGGTTTGACGGGCGTTTTCAACCGCCGCTATTTCGACCAGCAATTCCCCATTGAGTGGGCACGCTCCATGCGCAATGGATCACCGCTCTCGCTGCTCCTCGTGGACGTGGATTTCTTCAAACGCTACAACGACCGCTATGGCCACCAGGCGGGCGATGATGCCCTGCGCCTGGTCGGTGCCACCCTCAAATCCGGCCTGCGCCGACCGGCGGACATGGTGGCACGTTATGGCGGAGAAGAGTTCGCGTGCATCCTGCCCGACACGGCGTTTGAAGACGCGCTACTGATCGCGCAAGACCTGGAGCACCAGGTCCGTCAGAAGAAGATTCCACACGACCAGTCCAGCGTCGGCCCGGTGATGACCATCAGCCTGGGTCTGGCTACCCGTATTGCGGACGCTCCCGGCGATGGCCCCGCGCTGATCGGACTGGCAGACGCACTGTTGTACCGCGCCAAGAACACCGGGCGTGGCCGCGCTGTCGGGGCCGTGCTGGGGTCCCCTGACGCGCAGCTGGCTTCTTAAGCTAAGCGCGGCGCTGAAGTATTTCGAAGGCGGGCAGGGTCTTGCCTTCCAGCACTTCAAGGAAAGCGCCGCCGCCGGTGCTGATGTAGCCCACCTTGTCTTCAATGCCGTACTTGGCAATCGCGGCCAAGGTGTCGCCACCACCGGCAATGCTGAAGGCGCTGGACTCGGCAATCGCCTGCGCAATCACCTTGGTGCCATTCTCGAACGCGGCGAATTCAAACACGCCGACGGGGCCGTTCCAGACGATGGTGCCGGCCTTCTTCAGTTGGTCGGCCAGGGCCTGCGCGGTTTGTGGGCCAATGTCCAGAATCAGGTCATCGTCGGCCACATCGGTAGCAGCCTTGATGGTGGCGGGTGCGTCCGCGGCAAAGGTTTTGGCGGTCACCACATCGGTAGGAATGGGCACGGCAGCGCCACGTGCCTTCATGGCTTCGATCACGGCCTTGGCCTGGTCCAGCAAATCGGGTTCGGCCAGGCTCTTGCCGATCTTCAGGCCGGCGGCCAGCATGAAGGTGTTGGCAATGCCCCCGCCCACGATGAGCTGGTCCACGTTCTCAGCCAGACTCTTCAGAATAGTGAGCTTGGTCGACACCTTGGAGCCGGCGACGATGGCCACCAGCGGGCGTTTGGGCGCCAGCAGTGCCTTGCTGATCGCGTCCATTTCGGCGGCCAAGAGCGGGCCGGCGCAGGCGATGGGTGCGAACTGGGCGATGCCGTAAGTGGAAGCTTCAGCGCGGTGGGCCGTACCAAACGCGTCGTGCACAAAGATGTCGCACAGCGCAGCCATTTTTTGAGCCAGCGCTTCGTCGTTCTTTTTCTCGCCCTTGTTGACGCGGCAGTTTTCCAGCATCACCAGTTG belongs to Rhodoferax saidenbachensis and includes:
- the pyk gene encoding pyruvate kinase, with the translated sequence MPRRATKIVATLGPASSAPALLEQMIRAGVNVVRLNFSHGKAQDHIDRATLVRAAAQRAGREVAIMADLQGPKIRVGKFAEGKIFLEPGQKFVLDAARVELGDIDAVGLDYKALPREVKAGDVLLLNDGLIVITVDAVKGEQVHTTVKLGGELSNNKGINKQGGGLTAPALTAKDMDDIRTAMSFQADYVAVSFPKNATDMEMARQLCNVAAAEYGSHRPGLIAKIERAEAIPRLEEILLASDGIMVARGDLAVEVGNAAVPALQKRMIKLAREHDKVVITATQMMESMITNPVPTRAEVSDVANAVLDGTDAVMLSAETAAGKYPLETVIEMAQICLAAEGGEHVKLDADFTGKTFHRIDQSIAMGALFTAYHLGAKAIVAMTDSGSTALWMSRHLIHVPIYALTPKVATQRKMTLYRNVRPLLMDTSADRDTALMDAENHLKKRQIVQSGDVYAITCGEPMGAPGGTNMLKICQVG
- a CDS encoding PAS domain S-box protein, whose translation is MPKKVNAAHSRSGPAPTALAALLLVVGLVLTGLAVQKRSASLREESLRNFSLQLERLDASVRAQFGQPLLGLQGLKALLAANGQLEGKAFRAWVTAHNLSEDYPGARGFGFMERVPRNQRDRYVTTQRKNQSSTFSIWSQGDTSDLYVVKYIEPLERNMPLWGWDASSDTTLREAIERVTLTGEPALTRPQTVDGEKPWEGDYLYLAPLFKHGAPAHTVAERQAAFLGVVFAPIVLEELLLPTLFITDGVADFELLDAPQQGQSTLTFSSHNAVYGDTSNRTPTDFSDREFHNSKTLVIGGRRLILEGASNSTFESGMDRRTPAIIGIVGTLLSALLSLIFWMALVGRARAQALAESMTRDLARLAHVVRSTSHVVMVFDLQRNIVWVNEAFTRVSGIAAADALGRSFDSLFGMEHNPPEFLTQSRAAQERGENLRMQVPWKLANGETLWFDVDFQAEFDVDQRVCGYVAVAANITSQQRASEQLANALRENQALMEALDQHSIVSIADHRGTITYVNDMFCRISGYSREELMGGNHRLVKSRQQPDAFWEQMWKTIASGYTWRATVCNQAKDGRLYWVDTVIAPFFDDAGNIEKYVSIRSDVTPAHKAQADLANERTHLIAILEGTSAGTWEWEVPSNRILVNARLVEMLGYTLEELGPLSMDTWMQFCHPDDVAHTRATLAQHIHGQLESFESEVRMRHRDGRWIWIQIRGKVSTRTASGKPHWVSGIHLDVSRQKQLQADLHKSNRMMQSILDNIPMALSVFDGDLNLAASNAEFARLLDFPDWLFAGPVTTFESIIRYNASRGEYGTGDLEHAIQAVVERARHTEKHQFERIRPNGLALEVRGAPMPDGGFVTTYADISERKRSEAEVARTTAMLQSVLDSASEVSVIAVNMEGVITLFNKGAERLLGYSAEEVINKQRPEIFFDPAELQARNAALALQLGSPLQGMQALIDDSTLGKRMEWTYIRKDGHRFSVGLVVTAMLDAWGQRIGYLGVSFNITKEKNAQLVLRAAMETAEQAAMAKGQFLANMSHEIRTPMNAILGMLKLLYSTPLDIRQKDYVSKTERAARSLMELLNDILDFSKVEAGKMQLDPQPFVLDDLMRDLSVILSANAGGKDIEVLYDLDPALPATLVGDSMRLQQVLTNLGGNAIKFTEHGEVVVSVTLESLQDGQARLCFTVRDSGIGIAPDKQKLIFTGFSQAEASTTRRFGGTGLGLSICKRLVEMMGGELRVRSALGEGSSFHFSINLPIDSAPSDAMLAPDPPPSPAMAVLLVDNNATARETIARTAQALHWVVDTAGSGAEALQRIQTRTTQGQTGYSAILVDWDMAEMGGEETAQRIRDQCPTPPPIVFLVTAHAQEILAENRGNNQVGLDNVLVKPFTTSMLREAFHDACERLTHPSGTWGKKSATRPQSLLGMRLLVVEDNQINQQVAKELLRAEGAIITLAGNGQLGVDAVAQAKPPFDAVLMDIQMPVMDGYTATVAIRKTLGLQDLPIIAMTANATRADREACLAAGMNDHIGKPFDLPKLIAVLQRHTGHITPASSPADTTQAVEPAPADPGDTTYDVAGAIARLDGNTALYRHILHTFLQDVARVPDQLDDLLQRDAYVDATRAVHTTKGLALTVGALPLAAACRGAEQAIKTSAKTLPRWQAEVRNAVADALETLQRVHADMASTTEPPWPASNAVLDRAALVHSLRALQDLLRQSDLQALDAMAALMLAQDGATQRTLAPLQSSVAALDFAQAVVQCDALLAQFSPETHHDGL
- a CDS encoding diguanylate cyclase, with the protein product MTDSETSVSALLDSTHGKPKLLVVDDQPINVQVMYQAFAGDYQVFMATSGEQALAICESNPPDLVLLDVVMPGMDGFAVCEKLKSTDATRHIPVIFVTAHNDPAQETHGLSLGAVDFIAKPVNPAVVRARVKTHLTLKFQSDLLRRLVFLDGLTGVFNRRYFDQQFPIEWARSMRNGSPLSLLLVDVDFFKRYNDRYGHQAGDDALRLVGATLKSGLRRPADMVARYGGEEFACILPDTAFEDALLIAQDLEHQVRQKKIPHDQSSVGPVMTISLGLATRIADAPGDGPALIGLADALLYRAKNTGRGRAVGAVLGSPDAQLAS
- a CDS encoding phosphoglycerate kinase, with product MNVIRFSDLCAQGKVAGKRVFIRADLNVPQDDAGNITEDTRVRASVPCIQMALDAGAAVMVTSHLGRPTEGEFKPADSLTPVAKRMGELMGREIPVLANWTDGVDVKPGQLVMLENCRVNKGEKKNDEALAQKMAALCDIFVHDAFGTAHRAEASTYGIAQFAPIACAGPLLAAEMDAISKALLAPKRPLVAIVAGSKVSTKLTILKSLAENVDQLIVGGGIANTFMLAAGLKIGKSLAEPDLLDQAKAVIEAMKARGAAVPIPTDVVTAKTFAADAPATIKAATDVADDDLILDIGPQTAQALADQLKKAGTIVWNGPVGVFEFAAFENGTKVIAQAIAESSAFSIAGGGDTLAAIAKYGIEDKVGYISTGGGAFLEVLEGKTLPAFEILQRRA
- the fba gene encoding class II fructose-bisphosphate aldolase (catalyzes the reversible aldol condensation of dihydroxyacetonephosphate and glyceraldehyde 3-phosphate in the Calvin cycle, glycolysis, and/or gluconeogenesis), with product MALVSMRELLDHAAVNGYGIPAFNVNNLEQVQAVMEAAKEVGAPVILQASAGARKYAGEAFIKHLIAAAIETYPQIPLVMHQDHGQSPDVCQGAMNLGFSSVMMDGSLEADGKTIASYDYNVDVTRKVVDMAHKLGVTVEGELGCLGSLETMQGDKEDGHGTDSVMTMDQLLTDPEQAADFVKRTQLDALAIAIGTSHGAYKFTRKPTGDILAIERIKEINRRLPNTHLVMHGSSSVPQDLLAIINQYGGQMKETYGVPVEEIQKAIQFGVRKINIDTDIRLAMTAAARKFLAENPDKFDAREWLKPARAAAQALCKQRYIEFGCEGQAGKIKGDSLTVVAAKYAKGELAQVVQ